From Microbacterium sp. YJN-G, a single genomic window includes:
- a CDS encoding polysaccharide deacetylase family protein, translating to MTAHTLPRDLRGYGEHPPQVRWPGDARVAISLVINIEDGAERSVSRGDGADDLGAHWLAHPVRPDHRNLDLESAFEYGGRAGIWRLLRLLRRYDAPATAFCCAAALQANPLVASALVRDGHEVADHGLLWEPHTLLDPAEERDRMLRSREQIEQLTGRRATTWYSRDGLTEHSRASMLAEGFSYDANSFNDDLPHPGVDGLPLPVLPYAGDTNDSALLRQYPTAASFAAHLCDALDMLADDPREGPSVLSVGLHPRLIGRPAHIGALEALLQQAREKGAWIATREQILAHWTSAISA from the coding sequence ATGACTGCTCATACCCTGCCGCGCGATCTGCGCGGCTACGGCGAGCACCCACCGCAGGTGCGCTGGCCCGGCGACGCCCGCGTCGCGATCTCGCTCGTGATCAACATCGAGGACGGTGCCGAGCGCAGCGTCTCACGCGGAGATGGCGCGGACGATCTCGGCGCGCACTGGCTGGCGCATCCGGTGCGCCCCGATCACCGCAACCTCGACCTCGAGTCCGCGTTCGAGTACGGCGGCCGTGCGGGGATCTGGCGCCTGCTCCGGCTGCTGCGGCGTTACGACGCACCCGCGACAGCGTTCTGCTGCGCAGCCGCACTGCAGGCCAACCCGCTCGTCGCGTCCGCCCTCGTGCGTGACGGACATGAGGTCGCAGATCACGGCCTTCTGTGGGAGCCGCACACCCTGCTCGACCCGGCCGAGGAGCGCGATCGCATGCTCCGCTCCCGCGAGCAGATCGAGCAGCTGACCGGGCGGCGTGCCACCACGTGGTATTCCCGAGATGGCCTCACCGAGCACTCCCGGGCGTCCATGCTCGCGGAGGGGTTCTCATACGACGCCAACAGCTTCAACGACGATCTCCCGCACCCCGGCGTCGACGGCCTGCCGCTGCCGGTGCTGCCCTACGCCGGCGACACCAATGACTCGGCGCTGCTGCGGCAGTATCCGACCGCAGCATCCTTCGCCGCGCACCTGTGCGATGCGCTGGACATGCTGGCGGACGATCCGCGCGAAGGTCCGTCGGTGCTCAGCGTCGGGCTGCATCCGCGCCTGATCGGCCGCCCCGCTCACATCGGGGCGCTGGAGGCCCTGCTGCAGCAGGCGCGGGAGAAGGGAGCCTGGATCGCGACGCGCGAGCAGATCCTGGCGCATTGGACATCTGCGATCTCGGCCTGA
- a CDS encoding phosphoribosyltransferase translates to MTDAPIERETLTWDGFGAATRSLARTIIDSGFAPEVVVAIARGGLLPAGAIAYGLGAKNCGAINVEFYTGIGTVLDAPEVLPPELDMAYLDGRRVLLVDDVADSGRTLALAVQLLKDKGADVRSVTIYTKPTTIIQPDYAWKDTDLWIDFPWSYKGTVVEEDQGLAPTA, encoded by the coding sequence ATGACGGATGCACCGATCGAGCGCGAGACGCTCACCTGGGACGGGTTCGGCGCGGCGACCAGGTCGCTGGCCAGGACGATCATCGACAGCGGCTTCGCCCCCGAGGTGGTCGTCGCGATCGCGCGCGGCGGGCTGCTGCCGGCGGGCGCCATCGCCTATGGGCTGGGCGCGAAGAACTGCGGCGCCATCAACGTCGAGTTCTACACCGGGATCGGCACCGTGCTCGACGCACCCGAGGTGCTCCCACCCGAGCTCGACATGGCCTATCTCGACGGGCGTCGCGTGCTGCTCGTCGACGACGTGGCCGATTCCGGCCGCACCCTCGCGCTCGCCGTGCAACTGCTGAAGGACAAGGGCGCCGACGTGCGCTCGGTCACGATCTACACCAAGCCGACCACGATCATCCAGCCCGACTATGCCTGGAAGGACACCGATCTGTGGATCGACTTCCCGTGGTCGTACAAGGGCACGGTCGTCGAAGAGGATCAGGGGCTCGCGCCGACGGCGTGA
- a CDS encoding cupin domain-containing protein — protein MSTTSTPKSIPEESLDRNFWITHLGAQLREQRSGRYTVEELAERAGVSAGLISQIERGIGNPSFATLLRLANSLDLPLASMFADPGSGDDQMLVRRADRRRIEIPSQGVIMELIVPDAERKLGVVSMTIPARFDGSAAPHSHEGEEVVLVSAGRLVATVAGKDFELEAGDSLTYDASLPHWWSNRTDSAAVMLAISTPPSLGRAH, from the coding sequence GTGAGTACCACCTCTACGCCGAAATCGATCCCCGAGGAAAGCCTCGACCGCAACTTCTGGATCACTCATCTCGGTGCGCAGCTGCGCGAGCAGCGATCGGGCCGCTACACCGTCGAGGAACTCGCCGAGCGTGCAGGCGTGAGCGCGGGGCTCATCAGTCAGATCGAGCGAGGCATCGGGAACCCGTCGTTCGCGACATTGCTGCGGCTCGCGAACTCCCTCGACCTGCCACTCGCCAGCATGTTCGCCGATCCGGGGTCGGGGGACGATCAGATGCTCGTGCGGCGCGCGGACCGCCGGCGCATCGAGATCCCATCTCAGGGTGTCATCATGGAACTGATCGTGCCGGATGCCGAACGCAAACTCGGCGTCGTGAGCATGACGATTCCCGCCCGATTCGACGGCTCGGCCGCCCCGCATTCCCACGAGGGCGAGGAGGTCGTGCTGGTGAGTGCCGGAAGGCTGGTCGCCACCGTCGCGGGAAAGGACTTCGAACTCGAGGCGGGCGACAGCCTCACCTACGATGCATCGCTGCCGCACTGGTGGAGCAACCGCACCGACTCTGCCGCTGTGATGCTCGCGATCTCGACTCCGCCATCGCTCGGTCGCGCGCACTGA
- the paaE gene encoding 1,2-phenylacetyl-CoA epoxidase subunit PaaE, which yields MSLFRLPSASTPTSTAPHPAGDRHRARFHTLTVSDVRRLTDDAIEVSFTVPADLADDYAYLPGQYVALRVHLDGTEVRRSYSLCRPPAPVRDGATSLSVAVKRDEGGLFSTWAQTELTPGFEIDVMSPQGTFTSGLEELEGTHVVGIAAGSGITPMMALARNLLSASATTRFTLLYTNRSTSDVMFLEDLADLKDRYPTRLVLHHVLSREQRTAPVLSGRIDEQRLRTILSALIHPSTVDEWFLCGPFALVDLCREVLADVGVPREHIRFELFTTGDAPAERGPRQVEVRRGEKAYRLEINLDGVSSTVESPVDAHESVLNAALRVRPDAPFACSGGVCGTCRARVLEGSVTMTENYALEPDEIERGYVLTCQSHPTSDRVVVDYDV from the coding sequence ATGTCACTGTTCCGCCTGCCCTCGGCATCCACCCCGACCTCCACCGCGCCGCACCCGGCGGGCGACCGCCACCGTGCGCGGTTCCACACCCTGACCGTCTCGGACGTGCGCCGGCTCACCGATGACGCCATCGAGGTGAGCTTCACGGTGCCCGCCGACCTGGCCGACGACTACGCCTACCTGCCCGGGCAGTACGTCGCCCTTCGCGTGCACCTCGACGGCACCGAAGTGCGTCGCTCGTACTCGCTGTGCCGGCCGCCCGCACCCGTGCGCGACGGCGCCACCAGCCTGAGCGTCGCGGTCAAGCGCGACGAGGGCGGGCTGTTCTCCACCTGGGCGCAAACCGAGCTGACCCCGGGTTTCGAGATCGACGTGATGAGCCCGCAGGGCACATTCACCTCCGGGCTCGAAGAGCTCGAGGGCACGCATGTCGTGGGCATCGCCGCCGGCTCGGGCATCACCCCGATGATGGCGCTGGCGCGCAACCTGCTGTCGGCATCAGCGACCACGCGGTTCACGCTGCTGTACACCAACCGGTCCACGAGTGACGTGATGTTCCTCGAAGACCTCGCAGATCTCAAGGATCGCTACCCGACCCGCCTGGTGCTGCACCATGTGCTCTCCCGCGAGCAGCGCACCGCGCCGGTGCTTTCGGGCCGCATCGACGAGCAGCGGCTGCGCACGATCCTGTCGGCGCTGATCCACCCGTCGACCGTCGACGAATGGTTCCTGTGCGGACCGTTCGCGCTCGTGGATCTGTGCCGCGAGGTGCTCGCGGACGTCGGGGTGCCGCGCGAGCACATCCGGTTCGAGCTGTTCACCACCGGCGACGCGCCCGCCGAGCGCGGACCCCGCCAGGTCGAGGTGCGCCGTGGCGAGAAGGCATACCGGCTCGAGATCAACCTCGACGGCGTCTCGTCGACCGTCGAGAGCCCCGTCGACGCACACGAGTCGGTGCTGAACGCCGCCTTGCGGGTGCGGCCCGACGCGCCGTTCGCCTGCTCGGGCGGCGTGTGCGGCACCTGCCGCGCGCGGGTGCTGGAGGGCAGCGTGACGATGACCGAGAACTACGCGCTCGAACCCGACGAGATCGAGCGCGGTTACGTGCTGACCTGCCAGTCGCACCCGACCAGTGACCGCGTCGTCGTGGACTACGACGTCTGA
- a CDS encoding aldolase/citrate lyase family protein has translation MSAHNGIRNEVGLITADPTPTLLGLLEVTGVDSIVIDAEQTGLTVAACLDAVQRLRGSGVRVGIRIPSLDDDCVLAFANTGADELVLPRVRRIDELERAYRATRFPPAGERPRQVSPASRYGTAYLHVPVLSVLVETVDAVDAIEDFAAHPLFQGAWIGPTDLADDLVRFGRGDELNAAVQRVIDVVAAAGHPVGLPAPSAARAGEVHRRGANRAAIYWEREVTATLRSLVSAREAEDTLSSRYNDAPSMS, from the coding sequence ATGAGCGCGCACAACGGCATCCGCAACGAGGTCGGCCTGATCACGGCGGACCCGACTCCCACGCTGCTCGGGCTGCTTGAGGTGACCGGCGTCGATTCGATCGTGATCGACGCCGAGCAGACCGGGCTCACCGTCGCCGCCTGCCTCGATGCTGTGCAGCGGCTGCGCGGCAGCGGGGTGCGCGTCGGCATCCGGATCCCGTCGCTCGACGATGACTGCGTGCTCGCGTTCGCGAACACCGGCGCAGACGAACTTGTCCTGCCTCGTGTGCGCCGGATCGACGAGCTTGAGCGAGCGTACCGCGCAACGCGCTTCCCGCCTGCTGGGGAGCGTCCGCGGCAGGTCTCGCCCGCGTCGCGCTACGGCACCGCGTACCTGCATGTCCCGGTGCTCTCGGTGCTCGTGGAGACGGTGGATGCGGTGGATGCGATCGAAGACTTCGCCGCGCACCCGCTCTTCCAGGGTGCGTGGATCGGCCCAACCGACCTCGCCGACGACCTGGTCCGCTTCGGCCGGGGTGACGAGCTGAACGCCGCTGTGCAGAGGGTCATTGACGTGGTGGCCGCTGCCGGGCATCCCGTCGGGCTCCCCGCGCCGTCGGCGGCCCGCGCCGGCGAGGTGCATCGCCGTGGCGCCAACCGTGCGGCGATCTATTGGGAGCGCGAAGTGACAGCGACCCTGCGCTCCCTAGTTTCGGCGCGAGAAGCCGAGGACACGCTATCGTCTCGATACAACGACGCACCGTCAATGAGCTGA
- a CDS encoding amidase, with amino-acid sequence MTEAWRLGVEQAAAALADGSLTSAELVAASVERIDVTEPHVHAWAFVDAEAALAQARQSDARRRAGRARGPMDGIPVGVKDVIDVAGMPTRGGSVSLADAAPAARDAASVALLRRAGGVLLGKAHTYEFAFGQGQPPTRNPRDPDRYAGGSSIGSGVAVAVGDAPAMLGTDTGGSIRNPASINGIVGLKPSAGLVPTDGAITISRTMDAIGPLTASALGSALVLDAITDPVIRDRAFAGTVADRAREVLAGTRARIGVDRALWRTWGVAEPVCAAVDESLAQLAGSGVEIVELDLSFLDSALTAGLVISLSESVPEHRSRLRAGASDYLPGTRIMIATGALIGQADIELAHRMRHALRARIELTLREHRLRAIAAPTLPAGAPLLATMASELTDSAGEESLGSALRMLSAANLTGLPGLGIPSGEPGGRPVGLHLLGRMHGDAELIALGMRHEAMSPWRVRIPVDPRAGSPQDARQ; translated from the coding sequence ATGACTGAGGCGTGGCGACTCGGGGTCGAACAGGCCGCCGCGGCCCTCGCCGACGGCTCCCTGACCAGCGCCGAGCTGGTGGCGGCGAGCGTCGAGCGCATCGACGTCACCGAGCCTCACGTGCATGCCTGGGCGTTCGTCGACGCCGAAGCCGCTCTCGCCCAGGCGCGGCAGAGCGATGCACGCAGGCGCGCGGGTCGTGCCCGCGGACCGATGGACGGCATCCCGGTCGGTGTCAAAGACGTCATCGACGTGGCCGGCATGCCGACCAGGGGCGGGTCCGTCTCGCTCGCGGATGCCGCGCCGGCGGCGCGGGATGCGGCATCCGTCGCCCTGCTCCGGCGGGCCGGCGGCGTGCTGCTCGGCAAAGCCCACACCTACGAGTTCGCCTTCGGACAAGGGCAGCCGCCGACGCGCAACCCGCGCGACCCCGATCGCTATGCCGGCGGATCCAGCATCGGCTCGGGCGTTGCGGTGGCGGTCGGGGACGCCCCGGCGATGCTGGGCACCGACACGGGCGGGTCGATCCGCAATCCCGCATCCATCAACGGCATCGTCGGCCTCAAGCCCAGCGCGGGTCTCGTGCCCACCGACGGGGCGATCACGATCAGCCGCACCATGGACGCGATCGGTCCGCTCACCGCATCAGCGCTCGGCAGTGCCCTCGTGCTCGACGCCATCACCGATCCGGTCATCCGTGATCGGGCGTTCGCGGGGACGGTGGCCGATCGCGCGCGGGAGGTGCTTGCCGGCACGCGTGCGAGGATCGGCGTAGATCGGGCGCTCTGGCGCACCTGGGGTGTGGCGGAGCCCGTCTGCGCAGCCGTCGACGAGTCCCTCGCGCAGCTCGCCGGCAGCGGCGTGGAGATCGTCGAGCTCGATCTCTCGTTCCTCGACTCGGCGCTCACGGCGGGTCTTGTGATCTCGCTCTCCGAGTCGGTGCCCGAGCATCGCTCGCGGCTGCGCGCCGGCGCATCGGACTACCTTCCGGGCACGCGCATCATGATCGCCACCGGTGCGCTCATCGGGCAGGCCGACATCGAACTCGCCCATCGGATGCGGCACGCGTTGCGTGCCCGGATCGAGCTGACGCTGCGCGAGCACAGGCTCAGGGCGATCGCCGCCCCGACACTGCCGGCCGGCGCGCCTCTGCTGGCGACGATGGCCAGCGAGCTGACCGACTCGGCGGGGGAGGAGTCGCTCGGCAGCGCGCTGCGGATGCTCAGCGCCGCGAACCTTACCGGTCTGCCCGGCCTCGGAATTCCGAGTGGCGAACCCGGCGGCCGACCGGTCGGCCTGCACCTGCTCGGCCGGATGCACGGGGACGCGGAGCTGATCGCGCTCGGCATGAGGCACGAGGCGATGTCGCCCTGGCGGGTGCGCATCCCGGTCGACCCGCGAGCCGGATCGCCGCAGGATGCACGACAATGA
- a CDS encoding ATP-dependent DNA ligase, whose product MMLSELVTTTDEVAATSSRLAKIDALARLLARAEPDEIAPLIGLLLAAPRQGRLGVGWRTLTALDVTHAVEPALTVADVDRMLDALAAASGSGSTAARHDLLATLAERATAPEWNLLARAMLGELRTGALAGVLLDAIARASGRAPASVRRAAMLSGDLGETARLALTGTEADLDAVGLQVGRAVMPMLAASAATPTAALEVTGRASVEYKLDGARIQVHRRGDVVGVYTRSLADITHRVPEIVEIVRALPVHDVILDGETLLLDEDGGPRPFQETMSRFGADASRELALRPWFFDVLHLDGRDLTDEPLSSRLAELDRIAREWRMPGIVTDDPDAAEQLSREALAAGHEGVLVKAIDSPYTAGRRGKSWVKVKPVLTFDLVVIAAEWGSGRRRGMLSNLHLGALDPVGEFGDPGGLVMVGKTFKGLTDELLRWQTETFPEIESHRTAQAVFVRPELVVEIAIDGVQRSPRYPGGIALRFARVKGYRPDKRPAEADTIQALRALLRG is encoded by the coding sequence ATGATGCTCTCGGAGCTGGTCACGACGACGGACGAGGTCGCGGCGACGTCATCCCGGCTGGCCAAGATCGACGCGCTCGCGCGACTGCTCGCGCGCGCCGAGCCCGACGAGATCGCGCCGCTGATCGGGCTTCTGCTGGCTGCACCACGGCAGGGCCGGCTGGGAGTCGGATGGCGCACGCTGACCGCGCTCGACGTCACGCACGCGGTCGAGCCCGCGCTGACCGTCGCCGACGTGGATCGGATGCTGGATGCCCTGGCCGCGGCATCCGGTTCGGGCTCCACCGCGGCGCGGCATGACCTGCTCGCCACACTGGCCGAGCGCGCCACCGCACCGGAATGGAATCTGCTCGCCCGCGCGATGCTGGGAGAGCTGCGCACCGGGGCGCTGGCCGGCGTGCTGCTGGATGCGATCGCGCGCGCATCCGGCCGGGCACCGGCATCCGTCCGCCGTGCCGCGATGCTCTCCGGCGACCTCGGCGAGACCGCCCGCCTCGCCCTGACGGGAACCGAGGCCGACCTCGACGCTGTGGGCCTGCAGGTGGGCCGGGCCGTGATGCCGATGCTCGCGGCGAGCGCGGCGACGCCGACCGCGGCGCTGGAGGTCACCGGCCGGGCCTCGGTGGAGTACAAGCTCGACGGCGCCCGCATCCAGGTGCACCGGCGTGGTGACGTGGTCGGCGTCTACACCCGCAGTCTCGCCGACATCACTCACCGCGTGCCCGAGATCGTCGAGATCGTGCGTGCGCTGCCCGTGCACGACGTGATCCTCGACGGCGAGACTCTCTTGCTCGACGAGGACGGCGGGCCGCGCCCGTTCCAGGAGACCATGTCCCGCTTCGGCGCGGACGCCTCGCGCGAACTGGCTCTGCGCCCCTGGTTCTTCGACGTGCTGCACCTGGACGGCCGCGACCTGACCGATGAGCCGCTGTCGTCGCGCCTGGCGGAACTCGATCGTATCGCCCGCGAATGGCGGATGCCCGGCATCGTCACCGACGACCCGGATGCCGCCGAGCAGCTCTCCCGCGAGGCGCTGGCGGCCGGCCACGAGGGCGTGCTCGTGAAGGCGATCGACTCGCCCTACACCGCCGGCCGACGCGGAAAGTCCTGGGTGAAGGTGAAGCCCGTGCTCACCTTCGACCTGGTCGTGATCGCCGCGGAGTGGGGTTCGGGGCGTCGGCGCGGGATGCTGTCGAACCTGCATCTCGGCGCGCTCGACCCTGTCGGCGAGTTCGGCGATCCGGGCGGGCTCGTGATGGTCGGCAAGACCTTCAAAGGGCTCACGGACGAACTGCTGCGGTGGCAGACCGAGACGTTCCCCGAGATCGAGAGTCACCGCACTGCGCAGGCCGTCTTCGTGCGCCCCGAACTGGTCGTCGAGATCGCGATCGACGGCGTGCAGCGCTCGCCCCGTTATCCGGGCGGCATCGCACTGCGGTTCGCGCGTGTGAAGGGGTACCGGCCCGACAAGCGCCCTGCCGAGGCGGACACGATCCAGGCTCTGCGGGCGCTGCTGCGCGGCTGA
- a CDS encoding enoyl-CoA hydratase/isomerase family protein encodes MIDLAIADHIAHVTLNAPAKLNALDEQALNELHSAYEQAEHAGVRALVLHGEGRAFCAGRDISDVDPRDDDVIGYLGGLVTPLLKQMAAFPAPTFAVAHGACLGVGLGLLIATDVVYVAESAKIGSPFAALGATLDSGGHALFLDRLGAHRTLDLIYTGRLMSGAEAVASGLFSRVFPDDEVAQATEDAAAAASRGATAAFLASKQLVARIRDERLALWEAVEIENAAQAALCDTDDYREGFAAFQQKRRPEFRGR; translated from the coding sequence ATGATCGACCTCGCCATCGCCGACCACATCGCGCACGTCACGCTGAACGCACCGGCCAAGCTCAACGCGCTCGACGAGCAGGCACTGAATGAGCTGCACTCGGCCTACGAGCAGGCAGAGCACGCCGGTGTGCGCGCTCTGGTGCTGCACGGCGAGGGCCGCGCGTTCTGCGCGGGGCGCGACATCTCGGACGTCGACCCGCGCGACGACGATGTGATCGGCTACCTGGGTGGCCTCGTCACGCCGCTGCTTAAGCAGATGGCGGCGTTTCCCGCCCCGACGTTCGCGGTCGCCCACGGCGCGTGTCTGGGCGTCGGCCTCGGGCTGCTGATCGCCACCGACGTGGTGTATGTCGCCGAGTCGGCGAAGATCGGTTCGCCTTTCGCGGCGCTCGGTGCGACGCTCGATTCCGGCGGGCACGCCCTGTTCCTGGATCGGCTGGGCGCGCATCGCACGCTCGACCTCATCTACACGGGCCGGCTGATGTCGGGCGCCGAGGCCGTGGCATCCGGTCTGTTCTCGCGCGTCTTCCCCGACGACGAGGTGGCCCAGGCGACCGAGGATGCCGCGGCGGCGGCATCCCGTGGCGCGACGGCGGCGTTCCTGGCCAGCAAGCAGCTGGTCGCCCGCATCCGTGACGAACGGCTGGCACTGTGGGAGGCCGTGGAGATCGAGAACGCCGCCCAGGCGGCCCTGTGCGACACCGACGACTACCGCGAGGGCTTCGCCGCCTTCCAGCAGAAGCGCAGGCCCGAGTTCCGCGGCCGCTGA